A genomic region of Dactylococcopsis salina PCC 8305 contains the following coding sequences:
- a CDS encoding diflavin flavoprotein, with the protein MVATPVKQKRLTLQTANLTSDTTAIRCLDWDRDRFDIEFGLQNGTTYNSFLIQGEKTALVDTSHEKFRDQYLSQLKALIDPTKIDYLVISHTEPDHSGLVKDVLAIAPQAVIVGSKVAIQFLEGFVHQPFERQVVKTGEQLDLGNGHQLEFVNAPNLHWPDTMLTYDWGTQILFTCDVFGMHYCSDDLLDSDLDAIAPDYRFYYDCLMGPNARSVLSALKRMEKLGEVSTVANGHGPILQYNVQELIDRYRNWSENKTKGEKTVAMFYVSDYGYSDRTSQAIAYGITKTGINVEMMDLCAADQQEVRELVERSSAIVVGMPPASGEKATDTNATLGTILASVSSKQAIGVFESYGDDDEPIDTIKTRFSDLGLKEVFPAIRITDTPRESTYKLCEEAGTDLGQWLQREKTVKQMKSLDSDLDKAMGRLSGGLYIITAKKGELKSAMLASWVAQASFDPPGISIAVAKDRAIEALMQVGDQFVLNILEEGNYHHLMRHFLKRFKPGADRFEGVNTQTANNNSPILTDALAYLECEVISRMECSDHWIVYSKITQGRVSKPESLTAVHHRKVGNHY; encoded by the coding sequence ATGGTCGCAACTCCCGTAAAACAAAAGCGTTTAACCCTACAAACAGCAAATCTAACTTCCGACACTACTGCGATTCGCTGTTTAGATTGGGATCGCGATCGATTCGACATTGAGTTTGGGTTACAAAATGGAACGACTTACAATTCTTTTCTCATTCAAGGGGAGAAAACAGCGTTAGTCGATACCTCTCACGAAAAGTTCCGTGATCAATACTTATCCCAACTGAAAGCATTAATCGATCCTACTAAAATTGATTATCTAGTGATTAGTCACACTGAACCCGATCACAGTGGATTAGTTAAAGATGTTTTGGCGATCGCCCCGCAAGCCGTAATTGTCGGGAGTAAAGTCGCAATTCAGTTTTTAGAAGGGTTTGTTCATCAGCCTTTTGAACGTCAAGTAGTAAAAACTGGCGAACAGTTGGATTTAGGAAACGGTCATCAATTAGAATTTGTGAACGCCCCGAATTTACATTGGCCCGATACCATGTTGACTTATGATTGGGGAACGCAGATTTTATTTACCTGTGATGTCTTTGGAATGCACTATTGTAGCGATGATCTGTTAGATTCCGATTTAGATGCGATCGCCCCCGATTATCGGTTCTATTATGATTGTTTGATGGGTCCCAACGCTCGATCGGTGCTGTCGGCGTTAAAACGGATGGAAAAACTCGGTGAAGTGTCAACCGTCGCCAACGGTCATGGTCCGATTCTACAGTACAACGTTCAAGAATTGATCGATCGATATCGCAACTGGAGTGAGAACAAAACCAAAGGAGAAAAAACCGTTGCGATGTTTTATGTCTCTGATTACGGATACAGCGATCGCACCTCTCAAGCCATTGCTTACGGGATTACCAAAACGGGGATTAACGTAGAAATGATGGACTTATGCGCCGCAGATCAGCAAGAAGTGCGAGAATTAGTGGAACGATCCAGCGCGATCGTCGTGGGAATGCCGCCAGCGAGTGGGGAGAAAGCCACAGACACCAATGCCACATTAGGAACAATTCTCGCCTCCGTTTCTTCTAAACAGGCGATCGGGGTGTTTGAATCCTATGGGGATGATGATGAACCGATCGACACCATTAAAACCCGTTTTTCTGACTTAGGCTTAAAAGAAGTTTTCCCCGCAATTCGGATTACTGACACCCCAAGGGAAAGCACTTATAAACTCTGTGAAGAAGCAGGAACCGATTTAGGACAATGGTTGCAACGGGAAAAAACCGTTAAACAAATGAAATCCCTTGATAGCGACTTAGACAAAGCAATGGGGCGTTTAAGTGGGGGACTTTACATTATTACCGCGAAAAAAGGAGAATTAAAAAGCGCCATGTTAGCCTCTTGGGTAGCCCAAGCTAGTTTTGATCCTCCTGGCATCAGCATTGCAGTGGCAAAAGACCGCGCGATCGAGGCTTTAATGCAAGTGGGCGATCAATTTGTTCTCAACATTTTAGAAGAAGGCAATTATCACCATTTAATGAGACATTTCCTCAAGCGATTTAAACCCGGCGCCGATCGATTTGAAGGAGTCAACACGCAAACCGCTAATAACAACTCTCCCATTCTGACAGACGCTTTAGCTTATTTAGAATGTGAAGTCATCAGCCGTATGGAATGCAGCGATCATTGGATCGTTTATAGCAAAATCACTCAAGGACGAGTCTCCAAACCCGAATCCTTAACTGCAGTCCATCACCGCAAAGTTGGTAACCATTATTAA
- a CDS encoding diflavin flavoprotein — MQPRDTQVLPIASETTVYRSRTWERLKFEIEYGLKRGTTANSYLIQGEKTALFDPPGQSFTDIFLQALQQRISPSEIDYLILGHVNPNRAETLKALLKLNPDLTLVCSNPAAISLQKLLEETVPNYIVIKGEETLDLGNGHQLEFLLTPTPRWSDQLCTYDPKTDILFTDKLFGAHVCGEQIFDEGWQVYQEDRRYYFDCLIAPHANQVAGILEKLQGKSAKIYATGHGPIVRYGLQELTNAYQEWIHQQQQQASKIALLYASAYGNTATVANAIARGVTKAGVAVESVNCEFTDPESIKTVLQTTDGFIIGSPTLGGHAPTQIQTALGVILSHADKGQIAGVFGSYGWSGEAIDILEQKIKDAGFRFGFDPIRVKFKPTDSILKYCEEAATDFAQKLKRKQKRQTLRQGVNDSQAARTEQALGRVVGALCVVTAKQGELLSGMLASWVSQATFSPPGLTVAVAKDRAIESLMHVGSPFVLNILPEGAAGKQLQKQFMKNYSPGEDRFASIETEEAENGCPILRQALAYIELRVENRMEGGDHWLVYGVAKTGKVLEAEKVTAVHHRNSGTHY; from the coding sequence ATGCAACCGAGAGATACACAAGTCCTTCCCATTGCATCCGAAACAACGGTCTATCGTTCTCGCACTTGGGAACGGCTAAAATTTGAAATTGAATATGGTTTAAAACGAGGAACAACCGCAAACTCTTATCTGATTCAAGGGGAAAAAACTGCCCTTTTTGATCCTCCAGGACAATCCTTTACGGATATCTTTCTTCAGGCTTTACAACAGCGTATTTCTCCCTCTGAAATTGATTATTTGATTCTCGGTCATGTTAACCCCAATCGTGCGGAAACCCTAAAAGCATTATTAAAACTCAATCCCGATCTCACCTTAGTTTGTTCTAATCCTGCTGCAATTTCGCTACAAAAACTCTTAGAAGAAACTGTTCCGAACTATATCGTGATTAAAGGAGAAGAAACCCTCGATTTAGGAAACGGTCATCAGTTAGAATTTCTTTTAACCCCTACCCCTCGTTGGTCTGATCAATTATGTACTTATGACCCAAAAACCGACATTCTTTTTACTGATAAACTTTTTGGGGCGCACGTTTGCGGCGAACAAATTTTTGATGAAGGTTGGCAAGTTTATCAAGAAGATCGACGCTACTATTTCGATTGTCTCATTGCGCCTCATGCCAATCAAGTCGCAGGGATTTTAGAAAAGTTGCAAGGGAAATCAGCGAAAATCTATGCAACGGGTCATGGTCCGATCGTGCGCTATGGGTTGCAAGAGTTAACCAATGCTTACCAAGAGTGGATTCATCAGCAACAACAACAAGCCAGTAAAATCGCCCTCTTATATGCCTCTGCTTATGGTAACACGGCAACCGTCGCCAACGCGATCGCGCGAGGAGTCACCAAAGCAGGAGTCGCCGTCGAATCCGTCAATTGTGAATTTACTGATCCAGAAAGCATTAAAACCGTGCTACAAACCACCGACGGATTTATCATTGGTTCACCCACATTAGGCGGACACGCCCCCACCCAGATTCAAACCGCTTTAGGTGTGATTCTTTCCCATGCTGATAAAGGACAAATAGCAGGGGTCTTTGGGTCTTACGGTTGGAGTGGAGAAGCGATCGACATCTTAGAACAAAAAATCAAAGACGCAGGGTTTCGTTTCGGGTTTGATCCGATTCGGGTTAAATTCAAGCCCACTGATAGCATCTTAAAATACTGCGAAGAAGCTGCAACCGATTTCGCCCAAAAACTGAAGCGAAAACAGAAGCGACAAACCCTCCGTCAAGGCGTAAATGATTCTCAAGCCGCGCGAACTGAACAGGCGTTAGGGCGTGTGGTTGGGGCGTTATGTGTGGTGACAGCTAAACAAGGAGAATTGCTGAGTGGAATGTTAGCCTCTTGGGTATCCCAAGCAACCTTTTCTCCCCCAGGGTTAACTGTCGCTGTAGCAAAAGACCGCGCGATCGAGTCTTTAATGCACGTAGGAAGCCCCTTTGTCCTCAACATTCTCCCAGAAGGGGCGGCAGGAAAGCAACTGCAAAAACAGTTTATGAAAAACTATTCTCCAGGGGAAGATCGATTCGCTTCCATTGAAACTGAGGAAGCAGAAAACGGTTGTCCAATTTTAAGGCAAGCACTCGCTTACATTGAATTACGAGTGGAAAACCGCATGGAAGGCGGCGATCATTGGTTAGTGTATGGCGTAGCTAAGACTGGAAAAGTTTTAGAAGCCGAGAAAGTAACGGCGGTACATCATCGCAATTCTGGAACGCATTATTAA
- a CDS encoding 4'-phosphopantetheinyl transferase family protein: MSEVDITELNHAIGGRKPIIDIWQTHLDIFPEEEKIYWAILSDEERERSNRLVKAEDQTRFLAGRGKLRSILAHYLNVAPQNIKFTYLPQGKPILASCHQTCLQFNVSHSHNLALYAISEQAVGIDLEIIRPLPSVLSLAQRFFTPKEVAHITALPPHRQTVTFLKFWTAKEAYLKATGEGLKGLQNIELTVSATDSNQFDIVSNQEKIKLYSFTPQPDYIATVASFGVTRPMINFISSSRLGKNKRNPTLEFPS, from the coding sequence TTGAGCGAAGTTGATATTACAGAGTTAAATCATGCAATTGGAGGAAGAAAACCCATTATTGATATTTGGCAAACTCATTTAGATATTTTTCCCGAAGAAGAAAAAATATATTGGGCAATTCTGAGTGATGAGGAGAGAGAACGATCGAATCGCTTGGTGAAAGCAGAAGATCAAACCCGCTTTCTCGCAGGACGAGGAAAACTTCGATCGATCCTTGCTCACTATCTTAATGTAGCACCGCAAAACATCAAATTTACCTATCTTCCGCAAGGAAAACCAATCCTCGCCAGTTGTCACCAGACTTGCTTACAATTTAATGTTTCCCACTCTCATAATTTAGCCTTATACGCCATTTCTGAACAAGCCGTAGGAATTGACCTAGAAATCATCCGTCCTTTACCCTCAGTTTTATCACTAGCGCAACGCTTTTTTACCCCGAAAGAAGTCGCCCATATTACCGCGCTACCTCCTCATCGGCAAACCGTAACGTTTCTAAAATTTTGGACAGCAAAAGAAGCCTATTTGAAAGCAACAGGAGAAGGATTAAAAGGACTGCAAAATATAGAGCTTACCGTATCTGCCACTGATTCTAATCAATTTGATATTGTCAGCAATCAAGAAAAGATTAAATTATATTCTTTTACCCCTCAACCCGACTATATCGCTACAGTGGCTAGTTTTGGCGTAACGAGACCAATGATCAATTTCATCTCATCAAGTAGGTTGGGTAAAAACAAGCGAAACCCAACCTTAGAATTCCCATCTTAG
- a CDS encoding PIN/TRAM domain-containing protein, with protein MIDVIIVILFVTIAASLGFGSIDLLPDSALASVTNIEALRWIIGSFTAIIGLAVGLTAQTSYRRLEKQTQETPIEVILTRSVGLAIGLLIANLMLAPIFLFPIPEQLSFIKPLTAILGSVIFGFLGVTLADTHGRTFLRLINPNSMESILVAEGTLKSATTKVLDTSCIIDGRIEELLNTGFIEGQMIIPQFVLQELQNLADTANDQKRVRGRRGLDILKRMQQEYPERIVINRSDYDDIYTVDAKLVRFTQDINGVLLTNDYNLNKVADLQKVSVLNINDLAQAMRPIYLPGDTLELKILKQGKEPEQGVGYLQDGTMVVVEEGQEYVGGELPVVVTSALQTSAGRMIFAKPETSVIA; from the coding sequence ATGATTGATGTCATCATCGTTATCCTATTCGTCACCATTGCCGCTAGTCTCGGTTTTGGTAGTATCGACTTACTCCCAGATTCTGCTTTAGCCTCTGTCACCAATATCGAGGCTTTACGCTGGATTATTGGCAGTTTTACCGCCATAATTGGTTTAGCAGTGGGTCTCACCGCGCAAACCTCTTACCGTCGCTTAGAAAAGCAAACTCAAGAAACTCCCATTGAAGTAATCTTAACTCGTTCGGTGGGATTAGCGATCGGGCTATTAATCGCCAACTTGATGTTAGCACCGATTTTCCTATTTCCCATCCCCGAACAACTGAGTTTTATTAAACCCCTAACCGCAATTTTAGGGAGTGTGATTTTTGGTTTCTTGGGCGTTACCCTCGCCGACACGCACGGTCGCACTTTCTTGCGGCTGATTAATCCCAACAGTATGGAATCCATTTTAGTCGCAGAAGGAACATTAAAATCCGCAACCACCAAAGTTCTTGACACCAGTTGCATTATTGATGGACGCATTGAAGAACTCCTCAACACAGGATTTATTGAAGGACAAATGATTATTCCGCAATTTGTGTTACAAGAATTACAAAATCTTGCTGACACAGCCAACGACCAAAAACGAGTGCGCGGACGCAGAGGTTTAGATATCCTCAAGCGAATGCAACAAGAATATCCTGAACGCATTGTTATCAATCGTTCCGACTATGATGATATTTACACCGTCGATGCAAAATTAGTGCGGTTTACTCAAGACATTAACGGCGTATTGCTCACTAATGATTACAATCTAAATAAAGTCGCTGATCTTCAGAAAGTCTCAGTTTTGAATATCAACGACTTAGCGCAAGCAATGCGTCCCATTTATCTGCCTGGAGATACCCTCGAATTAAAAATCCTCAAACAAGGGAAAGAACCAGAACAAGGAGTCGGTTATCTTCAAGATGGAACAATGGTCGTTGTGGAAGAAGGACAAGAATATGTAGGAGGAGAGTTACCCGTTGTCGTTACTTCTGCCTTACAAACTTCTGCAGGAAGAATGATTTTTGCTAAACCTGAAACTTCTGTCATTGCTTAG
- a CDS encoding glycoside hydrolase family 13 protein yields MFTRQPEWWKESVIYQIYPLTFADGNGDGIGDLQGIIQRLDYLNTGKDKQENALGVDAIWLSPIHQSPMFDNGYDVSDYYDICPTFGTMDDFKLLLEEAHQRDIKVILDLVINHTSNQHPWFLEARSSRYNPKSDWYLWHDPTPDGGIPNNWLSYFGGIGWTYDEQRQQYYYHAFNSNQPDLNWHNPEVRAAIYEIIRYWLNLGVDGFRLDASSVYSQDKYFRNNPVKFGGSEKKYKDQYHIYDKNLPENHEIIREIRSIIDEYDHRVLIGETFIDNRLYDSVIFHGANNDELHLPLTFEFPLSPWYPGYLQREIEKKERLTPADAWSVYFLNNHDLPRHLSRWSECSLCFDTTAIAKASATILLTVRGTPILYYGEELGMINHENIPLEQVRDQAAISCLDEECLPSRDGTRTPMQWDTSAQAGFSFGKDITPWLPVHDNYKTVNVETELTEKDSVLSFYRQLIELRKESEALRKGSWTPLINYPYEHLAYLRETARETILVVINFSYEKNFDLDRAIPAKNWEVLLSTSLQVGEIIALPKLLQPFEVSIFRYHQSPEN; encoded by the coding sequence ATGTTTACAAGACAACCTGAATGGTGGAAAGAAAGTGTCATTTATCAAATTTATCCTTTAACCTTTGCTGATGGGAATGGAGATGGGATCGGCGATTTACAGGGAATTATCCAACGGTTAGATTACTTAAATACGGGTAAGGATAAACAAGAAAATGCGTTAGGAGTAGATGCGATTTGGTTATCTCCGATTCATCAATCACCGATGTTTGATAATGGTTATGATGTCAGTGATTATTATGATATTTGTCCAACTTTTGGGACGATGGATGATTTTAAGTTACTCCTAGAAGAAGCGCATCAACGAGACATAAAAGTCATTCTGGATTTAGTCATTAATCATACCTCGAATCAACATCCTTGGTTTTTAGAAGCGCGATCGAGCCGTTATAATCCGAAAAGTGATTGGTATTTATGGCATGATCCGACACCCGATGGGGGTATTCCCAACAATTGGTTATCCTATTTTGGAGGAATAGGTTGGACGTATGACGAACAAAGACAACAATATTATTATCATGCTTTTAATTCTAATCAACCTGATCTCAATTGGCACAACCCAGAAGTAAGGGCGGCGATTTATGAAATTATTCGCTACTGGTTAAACTTAGGTGTGGATGGGTTTCGTCTCGATGCGTCTAGTGTTTATAGTCAAGATAAATACTTTCGGAATAATCCTGTAAAATTTGGAGGTAGCGAAAAAAAATACAAAGATCAATATCATATTTATGACAAAAACTTACCCGAAAACCATGAAATAATCCGAGAAATTAGAAGTATTATTGATGAATATGATCACCGAGTTTTAATTGGGGAAACGTTCATAGATAATCGTCTTTATGATTCTGTGATTTTTCATGGCGCAAATAATGATGAGTTACATCTTCCCCTGACGTTTGAGTTTCCTTTAAGTCCTTGGTATCCAGGTTATTTACAAAGAGAAATTGAGAAAAAAGAACGTTTAACTCCCGCCGATGCTTGGTCAGTTTATTTCCTCAATAACCATGATCTCCCTCGCCATCTTTCTCGTTGGTCAGAATGTAGTTTATGCTTTGATACCACCGCCATTGCGAAAGCCTCAGCAACAATTCTGTTAACGGTTCGCGGCACTCCTATTTTATATTATGGGGAAGAATTAGGAATGATCAACCATGAGAATATTCCCTTAGAACAGGTGCGAGATCAAGCGGCAATTAGTTGTTTAGATGAGGAATGTTTACCGTCTAGAGATGGCACAAGAACCCCGATGCAATGGGATACTTCAGCACAAGCAGGGTTTAGTTTTGGGAAAGATATTACCCCTTGGTTGCCAGTACATGATAATTATAAAACGGTGAATGTGGAGACAGAATTAACGGAAAAAGATTCGGTTTTAAGTTTCTATCGTCAGTTAATTGAATTGCGGAAAGAAAGTGAAGCGTTGCGGAAAGGAAGTTGGACACCACTGATTAATTATCCCTATGAACATTTAGCTTATTTACGAGAAACAGCAAGGGAAACCATATTAGTGGTGATTAATTTTTCTTATGAAAAGAATTTCGATCTCGATCGAGCGATTCCTGCTAAAAATTGGGAAGTTTTACTCTCGACAAGTTTACAAGTTGGCGAAATTATTGCCTTACCGAAATTGCTACAACCCTTTGAAGTTTCGATTTTTCGTTACCATCAATCACCTGAAAATTAA
- the hxpB gene encoding hexitol phosphatase HxpB yields the protein MLQAIIFDMDGLLIDSEPFWQQAEIEIFAKVGLNLTSKLCEQTMGLRIDEVVNYWYQRHPWEEPSQEEIAQQIVKRVVELIETQGVAKTGVYPLFECLEETNLPLALASSSDYVLIEAVIKRLNLQDKFTVMQSATAEKYGKPHPAVYLSTAEKLGVRATNCLALEDSFNGVLAAKAARMICFAIPEGYPQPDPRFVIADQMFPSLLEAKTALIELIN from the coding sequence ATGCTACAAGCAATTATTTTTGATATGGACGGATTACTAATAGATTCTGAACCGTTTTGGCAACAAGCGGAAATAGAAATTTTTGCCAAAGTGGGACTAAATTTGACTTCTAAATTGTGTGAACAAACAATGGGTTTAAGAATTGATGAAGTCGTTAATTATTGGTATCAACGTCATCCCTGGGAAGAGCCTTCTCAAGAAGAAATCGCCCAGCAAATTGTCAAAAGAGTAGTTGAATTAATCGAAACTCAAGGAGTCGCCAAAACAGGCGTTTATCCTTTATTTGAATGTTTAGAAGAGACCAATCTTCCTTTAGCTTTAGCCTCCTCTTCTGATTATGTTCTTATTGAAGCTGTCATCAAACGCTTAAACTTACAAGATAAGTTTACCGTGATGCAATCAGCAACGGCGGAAAAGTATGGAAAACCTCACCCTGCGGTTTATCTTAGCACAGCAGAAAAACTCGGAGTCAGAGCAACCAATTGTTTGGCGTTAGAAGACTCCTTCAATGGGGTTTTAGCCGCCAAAGCTGCGAGAATGATCTGTTTTGCGATTCCAGAAGGCTACCCACAACCTGATCCTAGATTTGTGATTGCTGATCAGATGTTTCCCTCCTTGCTAGAAGCGAAAACGGCTTTGATCGAATTGATCAATTGA
- the hemH gene encoding ferrochelatase, giving the protein MGRVGVLLLNLGGPDELEDVRPFLYNLFSDPEIIRLPVSWLQKPLAWLISTARSRKSQENYKQIGGGSPLRRITEEQARALKQQLEAEGQDARVYVGMRYWHPFTEEAVVRIKRDQLEKLVILPLYPHFSISTSGSSFRILERIWQKDPALQKIPYTVIPSWYDEPAYLQAMANLIAQELDKFSQPEQVHIFFSAHGVPLSYVEEAGDPYQYEIEECTRLIMETLNRPNDHTLAYQSRVGPVEWLKPYTEEAIENLGKQGVKDLLVVPISFVSEHIETLQEIDIEYRELAEASGIENFHRVPALNTDATFIQALTNCVENALESPDRGFAEVTPLKKNLKMYPQERWEWGMTTTAEVWNGRLAMLGFVALMIELISGAGPLHFVGLL; this is encoded by the coding sequence ATGGGTCGAGTCGGGGTTTTACTGCTTAATCTAGGTGGACCGGATGAATTGGAGGATGTTCGTCCTTTTTTATACAACTTGTTTTCTGATCCAGAAATCATCCGTTTACCTGTATCTTGGTTACAGAAGCCATTAGCTTGGTTAATTTCTACCGCGCGATCGCGCAAGTCTCAAGAAAATTATAAACAAATTGGGGGCGGTTCTCCCCTACGCCGAATCACAGAGGAACAAGCGCGGGCGCTGAAACAACAATTGGAAGCGGAAGGACAAGACGCACGGGTTTATGTGGGAATGCGCTATTGGCATCCATTTACAGAAGAAGCAGTGGTTCGCATTAAACGAGATCAATTAGAAAAACTCGTCATTCTTCCGTTATATCCTCATTTTTCCATTAGCACCAGTGGGTCAAGTTTCCGCATTCTCGAACGCATTTGGCAGAAAGACCCCGCGTTACAAAAAATTCCCTACACGGTCATTCCGTCTTGGTATGATGAACCCGCTTATTTACAAGCGATGGCGAATTTAATCGCCCAAGAATTAGATAAGTTTTCTCAACCAGAACAGGTGCATATTTTCTTTAGCGCCCATGGTGTTCCCCTCAGTTATGTGGAAGAGGCGGGTGATCCCTATCAATACGAGATTGAGGAATGCACTCGTTTGATTATGGAAACCCTCAACCGTCCTAATGATCATACCCTCGCTTATCAAAGTCGAGTCGGTCCGGTAGAATGGCTAAAACCCTATACAGAAGAGGCGATCGAAAATTTAGGGAAACAAGGGGTAAAAGACTTATTAGTTGTTCCCATTAGTTTTGTTTCCGAACATATCGAAACCCTACAAGAAATTGATATTGAATACCGAGAATTAGCAGAAGCCTCTGGGATTGAAAATTTCCATCGCGTTCCCGCCTTAAACACGGATGCAACTTTTATCCAAGCCTTGACAAATTGCGTGGAAAATGCCTTAGAGTCGCCCGATCGAGGCTTTGCGGAAGTTACTCCTTTGAAGAAAAATCTAAAAATGTATCCCCAAGAACGTTGGGAATGGGGAATGACAACCACTGCTGAAGTTTGGAATGGTCGTTTAGCGATGTTAGGCTTTGTAGCGTTGATGATTGAATTAATTAGTGGTGCGGGTCCCTTACATTTTGTTGGGCTACTTTAA
- a CDS encoding heavy-metal-associated domain-containing protein translates to MIALNVPTIKCEGCAEAITNEIKTHDPNAQVNVDVENKIVNVETSATEAAVKDMITAAGHSAA, encoded by the coding sequence ATGATCGCTCTGAATGTTCCCACAATCAAATGTGAAGGTTGCGCCGAAGCCATTACCAATGAGATTAAAACCCATGATCCCAATGCTCAGGTGAATGTGGATGTAGAGAATAAAATTGTTAACGTGGAAACCAGCGCCACAGAAGCCGCCGTGAAAGACATGATTACCGCCGCTGGGCATAGTGCAGCGTAA
- a CDS encoding gamma-glutamylcyclotransferase → MEQFPFRSETFYYFAYGSCMCPVDLKRTLQEEAYPYIIAPATLPHYRLGFYHRSSRRNCGVLDVVPDASASVIGVLYQLPNRFSEALDIREEVPTQGYRREAVSVQCQGKWYHGVRTYTVVNKLPQEIPPNEWYFHVVLRGATTCGLPEDYRWQLFYQMYNLRQKYESTDKISQRNEFLGK, encoded by the coding sequence ATGGAGCAATTTCCCTTTCGCTCAGAAACCTTCTATTATTTCGCCTATGGCTCTTGTATGTGTCCCGTTGATCTCAAACGCACGTTACAAGAGGAGGCTTACCCCTATATTATCGCGCCCGCCACTTTACCCCATTATCGTCTCGGTTTTTATCATCGTTCCTCTCGTCGCAATTGTGGCGTGTTAGATGTTGTTCCTGATGCTAGTGCTTCAGTAATTGGCGTTTTATACCAACTCCCAAACCGCTTTAGTGAAGCGTTAGACATTCGAGAAGAAGTTCCTACTCAAGGGTATCGACGAGAAGCGGTGAGCGTTCAATGTCAGGGGAAATGGTATCACGGCGTTCGCACCTATACGGTAGTGAATAAGTTACCCCAAGAAATTCCGCCGAATGAATGGTATTTTCATGTTGTCTTGCGCGGTGCGACCACTTGCGGCTTGCCAGAAGATTATCGTTGGCAGTTGTTCTATCAAATGTATAACTTGCGTCAAAAATATGAGAGTACCGATAAAATATCACAAAGGAATGAATTTCTGGGAAAATAG
- a CDS encoding acyl-CoA thioesterase, with translation MAQFDHPSQIPPSDAIEPDHSLHASTDNWFEYGIRVYPHHTDYMGVVWHGTYIHWLEEARIEYLRSLGLDYSELVALGCDLPVVDLSLRYHSPLRLGNDAIIRTRMNEMSGVRMHWDYQVQSLDRETKYLTAQVTLVAVDREQGKIMRSLPPTVKDILVKLQN, from the coding sequence GTGGCACAATTTGATCATCCTTCTCAAATCCCCCCATCTGATGCGATCGAGCCAGATCACTCTCTTCATGCCAGCACTGACAATTGGTTTGAGTATGGGATTCGAGTTTATCCTCATCATACCGATTACATGGGAGTGGTTTGGCATGGAACTTATATTCACTGGTTGGAAGAAGCAAGAATTGAATATCTGCGTTCTCTAGGCTTAGACTACAGTGAATTAGTGGCGCTAGGTTGCGATTTACCAGTGGTTGATCTCTCTTTGCGGTATCACTCCCCTTTACGCTTAGGGAATGACGCGATTATTCGCACAAGAATGAATGAAATGTCTGGGGTGAGAATGCACTGGGATTACCAAGTTCAATCTTTAGACAGAGAAACGAAGTATCTCACCGCACAAGTTACTCTAGTGGCGGTCGATCGAGAACAAGGAAAGATTATGCGGAGTTTACCGCCGACTGTCAAGGATATTTTAGTTAAATTACAAAATTAG
- the psb35 gene encoding photosystem II assembly protein Psb35 yields the protein MINILMQAEAATEAGGSLPISFTAVYVVGFIAAVTIGSIAWYNSKRPAGWEGQDRPDWVPEVDTKQDEESENKS from the coding sequence ATGATAAATATTTTAATGCAAGCGGAAGCCGCAACAGAAGCTGGTGGCAGTTTACCCATTTCCTTTACTGCGGTTTATGTTGTTGGGTTTATCGCGGCGGTTACGATCGGCTCGATCGCTTGGTATAATTCTAAACGTCCTGCTGGTTGGGAAGGACAAGATCGTCCCGACTGGGTTCCCGAAGTTGATACGAAACAGGACGAAGAATCAGAAAATAAGTCTTAA